In one Neobacillus sp. WH10 genomic region, the following are encoded:
- a CDS encoding bacitracin ABC transporter ATP-binding protein, which yields MSNHKKPLLTDEFLDELAIEISQLYGGSLHEQNNVLEQLKNSD from the coding sequence ATGTCTAACCATAAGAAACCCTTATTAACGGATGAGTTTTTAGACGAATTGGCAATAGAGATTTCTCAACTATATGGCGGTTCCTTACATGAACAAAATAATGTACTGGAACAGCTGAAAAATAGCGATTAA
- a CDS encoding PadR family transcriptional regulator, with product MLRSDLIRGHLDSIILRLIFEQDRYGYEISKEISLRTDNRFQIKEATLYAVFQRLEKKELIESYMGSVSQGGKRKYYRITTLGKAYLKEMIDEWIETKEVIDLFMEGLK from the coding sequence ATGCTTAGAAGCGATCTTATTCGCGGTCATTTGGATTCGATTATCTTACGCTTGATTTTTGAACAAGACAGGTATGGCTATGAAATATCGAAGGAAATTAGCTTACGTACAGACAATCGATTCCAGATAAAAGAGGCAACACTATATGCTGTATTTCAGCGACTTGAGAAAAAGGAACTAATTGAATCGTACATGGGAAGTGTTTCTCAAGGTGGGAAAAGGAAGTATTACAGGATCACCACGCTCGGAAAGGCATATTTAAAAGAAATGATTGATGAATGGATAGAAACCAAGGAAGTAATCGATTTATTTATGGAGGGATTAAAGTGA
- a CDS encoding aminoglycoside adenylyltransferase domain-containing protein, with product MDTKIPMPIHNILSHYIAVFHERIPNTLEGLYIHGSIALDAYIHESSDIDFVAIINRQLTEPEVKTLSKLHQELAVKYKKTGMDGCYLLLEDMGKADLHKRLYTIDGKVDWSDQVTNPITWWILKNKGITIIGQEIPSFDFEIDDRILVDYCLDNMNTYWLKRMKKNEKYKKIAFLFPKKMVDWEIQWSVSGMLRQFYTIKEHKVISKVGACEYAINHMPKKWHGLINEAISIRKGLNVRYCNSKKQRAIDTLEFMHYILDNCNANAPRESERKDN from the coding sequence ATGGATACAAAAATCCCAATGCCAATTCATAATATTCTCAGTCATTATATTGCTGTTTTTCATGAGAGGATCCCCAATACTCTTGAGGGACTTTATATACACGGATCAATCGCTCTTGATGCCTATATTCATGAATCTAGTGATATTGATTTCGTTGCGATCATTAACCGTCAATTGACCGAACCAGAGGTAAAAACTTTGTCCAAACTCCATCAAGAACTAGCTGTGAAGTACAAAAAGACTGGTATGGATGGATGCTATCTATTGTTGGAAGACATGGGAAAAGCAGATCTCCACAAACGTTTATATACAATCGATGGCAAGGTGGATTGGAGTGATCAGGTTACAAATCCAATTACGTGGTGGATTCTAAAAAACAAGGGAATTACCATCATTGGCCAAGAGATACCTTCCTTCGATTTTGAGATTGATGATCGTATTCTGGTTGACTATTGTTTAGACAATATGAATACATATTGGTTAAAAAGGATGAAAAAAAATGAAAAGTATAAAAAAATTGCATTTCTATTCCCTAAAAAAATGGTGGATTGGGAAATACAATGGTCAGTTTCAGGGATGTTGCGACAATTCTATACAATCAAAGAACATAAAGTAATTTCAAAAGTAGGGGCCTGTGAATATGCAATAAACCATATGCCCAAAAAATGGCATGGACTCATAAATGAAGCGATCAGTATTCGAAAAGGGTTAAATGTCCGTTACTGTAATTCTAAGAAACAACGTGCCATTGACACTCTAGAATTTATGCATTATATACTTGATAACTGTAATGCAAATGCCCCTCGAGAATCTGAAAGAAAAGATAACTGA
- a CDS encoding permease prefix domain 1-containing protein, translating into MKKLKNHVDDLFKDVPESEQKKAVKQEVLENLEEKVWDLMEQGKEEEDAINKAIVDFGDIEDLKKELGVKKPAKKNMKKLNLGFSIWGSLLIIALFIFINFSYSPKTIWFVYPTFAVLWWPLTMYFTWLRSK; encoded by the coding sequence GTGAAAAAGTTAAAAAATCATGTGGACGATCTATTTAAAGATGTACCGGAAAGTGAGCAAAAGAAGGCCGTTAAGCAGGAAGTTTTGGAAAACCTTGAAGAAAAAGTGTGGGATTTAATGGAACAAGGTAAGGAAGAGGAAGATGCAATTAATAAAGCAATCGTAGATTTTGGGGATATTGAAGATTTAAAAAAGGAGCTGGGTGTAAAGAAGCCAGCGAAAAAAAACATGAAGAAATTAAATTTAGGGTTTTCCATCTGGGGCAGCCTGCTCATAATTGCTCTGTTTATTTTCATTAATTTTTCATATTCACCAAAGACAATCTGGTTTGTGTATCCAACATTTGCGGTATTATGGTGGCCATTAACGATGTATTTTACTTGGTTGCGTTCAAAGTAA
- a CDS encoding ABC transporter permease: MKVYISVLKLRLSMGMQYRAAALAGVATQFFWGFISIMVFEAFYQHAVQTLPISLKELIQYIWLQQAFLVFVMMWFRDNELFDLITSGNIAYELCRPSGLYGFWYAKLLAQRLSSAFLRCFPILIVAFLLPKPYNLEPPTNITAFLLFLSALLLGLLLLVAISMFLYISVFITLSPMGSLLVFGVLSEFFAGLIIPIPLMPEWLQKIAYVLPFRWTADFPFRVYSGHIPEHDATIGILIQLAYLTVLVVLGRAALNGVLKKVVVQGG, from the coding sequence ATGAAGGTGTATATATCGGTTTTAAAACTGCGGCTTAGCATGGGGATGCAGTATCGGGCGGCAGCACTTGCCGGGGTGGCGACGCAATTTTTCTGGGGATTTATCAGTATTATGGTATTTGAAGCATTCTATCAACATGCTGTACAAACACTGCCGATTTCTTTAAAAGAATTAATTCAATATATATGGCTCCAGCAGGCGTTTCTTGTCTTCGTCATGATGTGGTTTCGCGATAATGAACTATTTGATCTCATTACAAGCGGGAATATTGCCTATGAGCTTTGCCGGCCGAGCGGACTTTACGGATTTTGGTATGCCAAGCTCCTCGCCCAGCGGCTGTCAAGTGCGTTTTTACGCTGTTTTCCCATATTAATTGTTGCCTTCCTTTTACCCAAACCATACAACTTAGAACCCCCGACTAATATAACTGCATTTTTATTGTTTTTAAGCGCATTGCTATTGGGCTTGCTGCTATTAGTCGCCATATCCATGTTCTTATACATATCCGTCTTCATCACATTGTCGCCTATGGGGTCACTCCTCGTATTTGGCGTCCTTAGTGAATTTTTTGCCGGATTAATTATTCCTATCCCATTGATGCCAGAATGGCTACAAAAAATTGCCTATGTGCTTCCATTTCGCTGGACGGCGGATTTCCCGTTTAGGGTCTATTCGGGGCATATCCCAGAGCACGATGCTACCATTGGCATTCTCATTCAGCTAGCTTATCTCACTGTTCTTGTTGTGCTAGGAAGGGCGGCCCTTAATGGTGTACTAAAAAAAGTTGTGGTCCAAGGAGGTTGA
- a CDS encoding APC family permease has protein sequence MITSIKRLLIGRPLKSAALGEQKLSKTKALAILSSDALSSVAYGPEQILIVLVTLGSVAFWYSIPIAIGVLILLAALILSYRQIIFAYPHGGGAYVVSKENLGINPGLVAGGSLLVDYILTVAVSVSAGTDAITSAFPALHAYNVAIAIFFVLLITILNLRGLTESASILAYPVYLFVFALFILIGVGLFNVLTGKVSPDLHAPLGTPVAGISLFILLKAFASGSSALTGVEAISNAIPNFKDPAPKNAAKTLMAMGALLALLFSGIVFLAYYYGIAPSAKVTVVSQIAEDTFGRNLMYYFIQGTTALILVLAANTGYSAFPLLAVNLAKDKFIPRMFTIRGDRLGYSNGIIILGVSSIILIIAFKGKTEHLIPLYAVGVFIPFTLSQTGMMLKWLREKPSGWLIKLVINTTGALISFTVTIVLFITKFTQVWPVLIFLPIIIFIFHRIRKHYDAVGDQLRITTCEPAVPIEGNVIVVPVAGITHVVENSINYAKSLSPDQIIAVYVSFEREDEKKFEEKWNKWQPDVRLVTLHSHYRSIIQPLIKFVDTVEHKASESNYQVTVIIPQFIPKKGWHNILHNQSSLLIRASLLYRRNVIITTVPYHLKK, from the coding sequence TTGATTACTTCTATAAAGAGGTTATTAATTGGGCGTCCTTTAAAATCAGCGGCTTTAGGGGAACAGAAACTTTCTAAAACAAAAGCATTAGCGATCCTTTCTTCGGATGCATTATCTTCCGTTGCCTATGGTCCGGAACAAATATTAATTGTCCTTGTTACATTGGGTTCCGTAGCCTTTTGGTACTCCATTCCAATTGCTATTGGAGTCTTAATCCTGCTAGCTGCTTTAATTCTATCCTATCGCCAGATTATCTTCGCCTATCCACATGGTGGAGGAGCGTATGTGGTTTCAAAGGAAAATTTAGGTATTAACCCAGGTCTAGTAGCAGGAGGATCATTATTAGTTGACTATATTTTAACGGTCGCAGTAAGTGTATCTGCTGGTACCGATGCCATTACATCTGCTTTTCCAGCCTTACATGCATATAATGTAGCCATTGCGATTTTTTTCGTCCTGCTTATTACAATTTTGAACTTAAGAGGGTTAACGGAGTCTGCCTCGATTTTAGCCTACCCTGTTTATTTATTTGTGTTTGCCTTATTTATATTAATTGGAGTCGGGCTATTCAATGTCTTAACGGGTAAGGTTTCACCTGATTTACATGCTCCTCTTGGTACACCTGTAGCAGGAATAAGTCTCTTTATTCTCTTAAAAGCCTTTGCATCTGGCAGTTCCGCACTTACAGGTGTCGAGGCCATATCCAATGCCATTCCAAACTTTAAGGACCCAGCTCCGAAAAACGCAGCCAAAACGTTGATGGCCATGGGGGCTTTACTTGCTTTACTTTTTTCTGGCATCGTATTTTTAGCCTATTATTATGGGATTGCGCCTAGTGCTAAGGTGACGGTCGTCTCACAAATTGCAGAGGACACCTTTGGACGGAATTTAATGTATTACTTTATCCAAGGGACAACGGCACTGATTTTAGTCCTTGCTGCCAATACAGGGTATTCGGCTTTCCCATTACTGGCTGTGAATTTAGCAAAGGATAAATTTATCCCAAGAATGTTTACCATTAGAGGTGACCGATTAGGATACTCCAATGGAATTATCATCCTAGGAGTTTCCTCGATCATTTTGATTATAGCTTTTAAAGGAAAAACAGAACATTTAATCCCGCTTTATGCAGTTGGTGTTTTCATTCCTTTTACGCTGTCGCAAACAGGAATGATGCTGAAATGGCTTCGTGAAAAACCTAGCGGCTGGTTAATAAAGCTAGTTATTAACACAACCGGGGCATTGATTAGTTTTACTGTTACCATCGTGCTCTTTATAACCAAATTTACTCAGGTTTGGCCTGTGTTAATTTTCTTACCAATTATCATTTTTATCTTTCATCGAATAAGAAAGCATTATGATGCAGTAGGCGACCAACTACGGATCACCACTTGTGAGCCTGCTGTCCCGATTGAAGGGAATGTAATCGTTGTACCTGTTGCTGGTATAACGCACGTGGTAGAAAACTCAATCAATTATGCTAAATCTCTTTCACCTGACCAGATTATTGCTGTTTACGTCTCGTTTGAAAGGGAGGATGAAAAAAAGTTTGAAGAGAAATGGAATAAATGGCAGCCGGATGTACGGCTTGTAACACTTCACTCTCATTATCGAAGTATCATTCAACCATTGATCAAATTTGTCGACACGGTTGAACATAAAGCGAGTGAATCAAATTACCAAGTCACGGTGATCATCCCACAATTTATTCCAAAGAAAGGCTGGCACAATATTCTCCATAACCAATCAAGCTTACTGATACGTGCATCCCTCCTATATCGGAGAAATGTCATCATTACGACGGTCCCTTATCATTTGAAAAAGTAG
- a CDS encoding ATP-binding cassette domain-containing protein, whose protein sequence is MIHLEGITKSYKIAKRSTGLRQAAKALFFREHTIVDALMNISFSINQGEIVGYIGPNGAGKSTTIKIMSGILVPDTGKCTIMGYTPWKERTQYVKNIGVVFGQRSQLWWDVPVMDSFELLKDIYKVPQQEYKSTIDLLIETLELQEIVNTPVRQLSLGQRMRCEIAASLIHNPQILFLDEPTIGLDAVSKIAVRQFIKTINKEKGVTVILTTHDMNDIEALAERVILIGKGSVLYDGYLEELRQRFGTHKTITADYGKNTNPIQIPGAATLSWTPERVVLSIDTDQVKTSDVITQLSNQVELMDVAIEAQPIEDIIVQLYKEYQI, encoded by the coding sequence TTGATACACTTAGAGGGAATAACTAAATCCTACAAGATTGCCAAGCGTTCAACCGGTCTGCGGCAGGCAGCTAAGGCGCTTTTTTTCCGGGAACATACGATTGTTGACGCATTAATGAACATCTCTTTTTCTATTAATCAAGGAGAGATTGTTGGTTATATCGGCCCGAATGGGGCAGGAAAATCGACGACGATTAAGATTATGAGCGGTATCTTGGTGCCTGACACAGGGAAGTGCACGATTATGGGGTACACACCCTGGAAAGAAAGAACCCAGTATGTAAAAAATATCGGAGTTGTTTTCGGGCAGCGCTCCCAGCTTTGGTGGGATGTCCCGGTAATGGATTCTTTTGAACTGCTAAAAGATATCTATAAGGTTCCGCAACAAGAATATAAATCTACGATCGACCTACTCATCGAAACGCTAGAACTGCAAGAAATCGTGAATACACCCGTCCGTCAATTAAGTTTAGGTCAGCGAATGCGCTGCGAGATTGCAGCTTCGCTCATTCACAATCCCCAAATACTATTTTTAGATGAACCGACCATCGGACTGGATGCGGTTTCGAAAATCGCCGTCCGCCAGTTTATCAAAACGATTAATAAAGAAAAGGGAGTCACCGTCATCCTTACGACCCACGATATGAATGATATTGAGGCACTGGCCGAGCGGGTTATTTTGATAGGAAAAGGGAGTGTATTATACGACGGTTATTTAGAAGAATTGCGGCAGCGGTTTGGCACACATAAAACCATCACAGCGGATTACGGAAAAAATACAAACCCCATCCAAATCCCCGGGGCAGCCACACTATCGTGGACACCGGAACGTGTAGTTCTGAGCATCGATACAGATCAGGTAAAAACCTCTGATGTTATCACCCAATTATCGAACCAGGTTGAGCTGATGGATGTCGCGATTGAGGCACAACCAATAGAGGATATTATCGTTCAGCTTTACAAGGAGTATCAAATATGA
- a CDS encoding ABC-2 family transporter protein, whose protein sequence is MSLYFKYLLIHFKSQMQYRTSFWLLSIGQFFIPFSIFAGLYFLFERFGQIKGWQFFEVALCFAVIHMAFSLSECFARGFDTFSSLIVKGDFDRLLVRPRSTFIQVLGSKFEFTRFGRLLQSVIVLLWALSNLPIEWSIPKAITLVLMITSGVFIFTGIYMLAATMCFWTVQGLEVANIFTDGGREMAQYPLNIYQKWVTRFFTFVIPFGTVNYLPLQYILGKAGGSDLVHMLTPVMGSLFILPCFLVWQLGVRHYRSTGS, encoded by the coding sequence TTGAGCCTATATTTTAAATATCTGCTAATCCACTTTAAATCACAAATGCAATACCGCACCTCATTTTGGCTGCTATCTATCGGTCAATTTTTTATTCCTTTTTCCATTTTTGCTGGTCTTTACTTTTTGTTTGAGCGGTTTGGGCAAATAAAGGGCTGGCAATTCTTTGAGGTGGCGCTTTGCTTCGCGGTTATCCATATGGCCTTCAGCTTGAGCGAATGTTTTGCCCGCGGATTTGATACTTTTTCTAGTTTAATTGTCAAGGGAGATTTTGATCGACTGTTGGTCCGGCCGCGCAGTACCTTTATCCAGGTTCTCGGCTCAAAGTTTGAGTTTACGAGATTTGGCAGACTGCTCCAGAGTGTCATTGTTTTACTATGGGCCTTAAGCAATCTTCCCATTGAGTGGAGTATACCTAAAGCCATTACCCTTGTGCTGATGATCACGAGCGGTGTGTTTATTTTCACCGGTATTTATATGCTTGCTGCTACCATGTGTTTTTGGACAGTGCAGGGACTCGAGGTAGCGAATATTTTTACCGACGGCGGCAGGGAGATGGCGCAATACCCGTTAAATATTTATCAAAAATGGGTCACCCGCTTTTTCACCTTTGTCATTCCTTTTGGAACAGTAAATTACTTGCCGCTGCAGTATATTCTCGGAAAAGCAGGCGGAAGTGACCTAGTTCATATGTTGACTCCGGTTATGGGGAGCCTATTTATCCTGCCTTGCTTTCTCGTCTGGCAATTGGGTGTCAGGCACTATCGTTCAACAGGTTCATAA